A section of the Triticum dicoccoides isolate Atlit2015 ecotype Zavitan chromosome 7A, WEW_v2.0, whole genome shotgun sequence genome encodes:
- the LOC119331883 gene encoding L-gulonolactone oxidase 2-like, which translates to MAGRSRAPAFLLLGLFLGLAGSSPPPEPVECARGTSDCTVTNVYGSFPDRTICRAANATFPRTEKELVAAVAAAAASKRKVKVATRHSHSFTKLACPGGRDGTIISTERLNKTVSVDAAKGLMTVESGMVLKDLIQAAAAAGLALPHSPYWYGLTIGGLLATGAHGSSLWGKGSAVHEYVVGMRIVTPAPASQGFAVVRELSVGDPDLDAVKVSLGVLGVVSQVTLALQPMFKRSVTFEKRDDTDFASQAAMWGGLHEFGDMAWLPRQGKVIYRKDDRVPVSTKGNGLNDYLGFRSNPTLALITARATEEHLEEDGGDIARCLAARAPSVLFELQAYGFTNDGSFFTGWPVVGFQNRIQASGTCISSPEDGLLSSCTWDPRIRSPFFYNSGFSVALSKAPAFIADMQKLRDLKPRAFCGLDAKLGVLLRYVRASSAYLGKSEDSIDFDVTYYRSYTEGEPRANSDVVDEIEQLALRKYGAVPHWGKNRNFVFDGVIAKYPKAAEFLKVKARYDPDGIFSSEWSDQVLGIKGSPNIVEKGCAIEGLCVCSKDSHCAPEKGYFCRPGTMFSEARVCSTRAAFGDESDDLLDEQ; encoded by the exons ATGGCGGGACGTAGCAGGGCGCCTGCATTTCTCCTCCTGGGGCTCTTCCTCGGCCTCGCCGGATCCAGCCCGCCGCCGGAGCCGGTGGagtgcgcccgcggcacgtccgactgCACCGTCACCAACGTGTACGGCTCCTTCCCGGACCGCACCATCTGCCGCGCGGCCAACGCCACGTTCCCGCGCACCGAGAAGGAGCTCGTGGCCGCCGtggctgccgccgccgcgtccaagCGCAAGGTTAAGGTGGCCACCAGGCACTCCCACAGCTTCACCAAGCTGGCCTGCCCCGGCGGCCGCGACGGCACGATCATCAGCACGGAGCGGCTCAACAAGACGGTGAGCGTCGACGCTGCCAAGGGGCTCATGACGGTGGAGAGCGGCATGGTGCTCAAGGACCTGATCCAGGCGGCCGCCGCGGCGGGGCTCGCGCTGCCGCACTCGCCCTACTGGTACGGACTCACCATCGGGGGCCTCCTCGCCACGGGTGCCCACGGCAGCTCGCTGTGGGGCAAGGGCAGCGCCGTGCACGAGTacgtggtagggatgaggatcgtcACGCCCGCACCGGCCAGCCAGGGCTTTGCCGTGGTCAGGGAGCTCAGCGTCggggaccccgacctcgacgcggtCAAGGTTTCCCTCGGCGTCCTCGGCGTCGTCTCCCAG GTTACGCTAGCCTTGCAGCCGATGTTCAAGCGGTCGGTGACGTTTGAGAAGCGCGACGACACGGACTTTGCATCGCAGGCGGCCATGTGGGGAGGACTGCACGAGTTCGGCGACATGGCGTGGCTGCCGCGGCAAGGCAAGGTGATCTACCGCAAGGACGATCGCGTACCCGTCTCAACCAAGGGCAACGGCCTCAACGACTATCTCGGCTTTCGATCCAATCCTACGCTCGCGCTCATCACCGCCAGAGCCACGGAGGAGCAcctggaggaggacggcggcgacatcgccaggTGCCTGGCGGCGCGGGCGCCGTCCGTGCTGTTCGAGCTGCAGGCCTACGGCTTCACCAACGACGGCTCATTCTTCACAGGGTGGCCGGTGGTGGGGTTCCAGAACCGCATCCAGGCGTCCGGCACGTGCATCAGCAGCCCGGAGGACGGCCTCCTCTCCTCCTGCACGTGGGACCCACGCATCCGGAGCCCCTTCTTCTACAACTCCGGCTTCAGCGTGGCGCTCTCGAAGGCGCCGGCGTTCATTGCCGACATGCAGAAGCTCCGCGACCTCAAGCCACGCGCCTTCTGCGGCCTCGACGCCAAGCTCGGCGTGCTCCTCCGCTACGTCAGGGCCTCTTCCGCTTACCTCGGGAAATCTGAGGACtcgatcgacttcgacgtcacctaCTACCGGAGCTACACTGAAGGCGAGCCGCGCGCAAACTCCGACGTGGTCGACGAGATCGAGCAGCTGGCGCTGCGCAAGTACGGCGCCGTCCCACACTGGGGCAAGAACCGCAACTTTGTCTTCGACGGCGTCATCGCCAAGTACCCCAAGGCCGCTGAGTTCCTCAAGGTGAAGGCCAGGTACGACCCCGACGGGATCTTCTCCAGCGAGTGGAGCGACCAGGTGCTCGGCATCAAAGGGAGCCCCAACATCGTCGAGAAAGGCTGCGCCATTGAAGGGCTCTGcgtctgctccaaggactcgcactgcgCGCCAGAGAAGGGCTACTTCTGCCGGCCGGGAACGATGTTCTCGGAGGCGAGGGTCTGCTCGACCCGGGCCGCTTTCGGCGACGAAAGCGACGACCTTCTAGACGAACAGTGA